The Oncorhynchus tshawytscha isolate Ot180627B unplaced genomic scaffold, Otsh_v2.0 Un_contig_633_pilon_pilon, whole genome shotgun sequence genome has a segment encoding these proteins:
- the LOC112241460 gene encoding glucoside xylosyltransferase 1, whose product MRRYIRAFLACMLFAVFSALYVYSKLFYSDLSVGGRGLGEKTFLHRAAASKRSDIGQETRRGPDETDPGDQHWYILRKAEGRVRTAAAMHLAVVACGQRLQETLTMLKSAVMLSIKPLCLHIFAEDQLHASFIEALESWPGSFRSRFNYTLYPITFPRENAGEWKKLFKPCASQRLFLPLILKEVDSLVYVDSDILFLQPVDALWSLLAHFNATQLAAMAPEHEEPRIAWYSRFARHPYYGRTGINSGVMLMNMTRIRATYFKNDMTSVGLRWEELLMPLLQKYKLNMTWGDQDLLNIIFHHNPECLLEVPCHWNYRPDHCIYGSNCGSAEEEGIFILHGNRGVYHDLKQPAFRAVYDAIRQYSFREDPVSSLLVPLEEELLKTTRSYCGKSHVLFTKRLAHSLANVNRDAQRPHGW is encoded by the exons ATGCGCCGTTACATTCGTGCATTCCTCGCGTGCATGTTGTTTGCCGTGTTCTCAGCCTTGTACGTGTATAGTAAACTATTTTATTCAGATCTGTCGGTCGGAGGAAGAGGACTGGGTGAGAAGACTTTCCTCCATCGAGCCGCGGCCTCTAAGCGAAGCGACATTGGACAAGAAACCAGGCGAGGCCCAGACGAAACAGACCCAGGCGATCAACACTG GTACATCCTGAGGAAAGCAGAGGGCCGTGTGAGGACGGCTGCAGCCATGCACCTGGCTGTCGTGGCCTGCGGACAGAGACTACAGGAGACTCTCACCATGCTGAAGTCTGCTGTTATGCTCAGCATCAAACCACTGTGCCTACACATCTTCGCTGAAGACCAGCTGCACGCCAGCTTTATAGAGGCT TTAGAGTCGTGGCCAGGTTCGTTCCGCTCCAGGTTTAACTACACTCTGTACCCCATCACCTTCCCCCGTGAGAATGCTGGAGAGTGGAAGAAGCTCTTCAAACCATGTGCTTCTCAGAGACTATTCCTACCT CTCATCCTAAAGGAGGTGGATTCTCTAGTCTACGTGGACTCGGACATCTTGTTCCTCCAGCCTGTAGATGCTCTGTGGTCCCTGCTAGCTCACTTCAACGCTACCCAGCTGGCCGCCATGGCGCCGGAGCACGAGGAGCCACGCATCGCCTGGTACAGCCGCTTCGCCCGCCACCCCTACTATGGCAGGACGGGCATCAACTCTGGAGTCATGCTCATGAACATGACACGCATCAGAGCCACATACTTCAAG AATGACATGACGTCAGTGGGTCTGAGGTGGGAGGAGCTGCTGATGCCCCTGCTGCAGAAATATAAACTAAACATGACCTGGGGAGACCAGGACCTGCTCAACATCATCTTCCATCACAACCCTG agTGTCTGTTGGAAGTCCCCTGTCACTGGAACTACCGTCCAGACCACTGTATCTACGGCAGTAACTGTGGCTCCGCGGAGGAGGAGGGTATCTTTATCCTGCACGGGAACAGAGGAGTGTACCATGACCTCAAACAGCCTGCCTTCAGGGCCGTCTACGACGCCATACGACAG TACTCATTTAGGGAGGATCCTGTGAGCTCTCTGCTGGTCCCACTGGAAGAAGAGCTGTTGAAGACGACCCGTTCATACTGTGGTAAATCACATGTTCTGTTTACTAAGAGACTGGCTCACAGCCTGGCCAACGTCAACAGAGATGCTCAGCGTCCACATGGATGGTAG